The DNA sequence GTTGGATTGGAGTGTGTTTTGAAAGAATTTCGTAAGGAAGTTGATGAAAAATTTGCATTACTTGAGGAAAATTTGAAGGGTTACATTGATCGTAAAGTTGGAGAGgatttaactttttattttgataCGAAGTTTTCAGAATTGAAAGATTTGATTAAAGATAGTATTGAGAATGTTGTACCACAGGTGATGTTTTTTGGTTTCTTTTATGAttgatattgtttatttttagttttatttgttaatatgCAAtggtttttatgtgattttgttTTTGTAGAGTAATGAGGATGAAGATGAGGATgacggtggtggtggtggcaaTGATAGTCCTCGTAACCTAGATGACATTAGTGATGATGTTGAGGTACTATTTAGTAGTTCTAAGAttcttttttcagttttttagttgtttgagGTACTATTCTGTGTTATAAGTTTTGTTTTCATGTGTTtgtatggtattttttttattgtagccTACTGTTAAGGGGGATGGTGAGGATCTTTGGTGAAGATCTTCTTGATGTGAAGGATGGTGAAGATTGTGTTGGTGGTGATGGTGATGTTTATAAggtctggttttttttttattattattcaatattcTATGTTATAATTTTTGCTACTTAATTGTTTCTTTTTCTGTTTATATTGTGcaggaaattaaaaatatttccgAGATGTCTGTGAAAGAAGTTGATAGTCAAGATTTTCTTTAAGTTTATGTTCTTTGGAAAAGGttaaattttgtttattaattttttttatagaacaGTTTTGTGTAATTATCGtatttttttatcatattaaGTTGTTAACTAatttgtttgttgttttttttttttgtttttgttgttagGATATGCCAAATTTTGACATATTGGGTTCGTTATTAGGACAAAATGAGACTGTTGCAATGGTAGAGGATGAAGTTTTGGGTTCTGATGGTGGTAATGTAGGTGGAGTTGAGGGAGTTGCTGAGAAAGTTAGTGCGGGTACCGATGATGGTTTTTCAGAATCTGTGATGGCTGTTATAAATCAGAAAGTGGATGATGCGTGTCATGCATATGAAGTGAAGAAGATTATGGTATGATTttgtgttttgattttttttttttttgttactgtTGCAATGGCTGTTCTTTAAATATTATTGTTGTTTAATTTAAATGTTACTGTTTGGTTTCTTTTTTAGGACAAGATTAAGGTTTGTGAATCTCCCAAATCAAAGAGGGCTCATAAGCCTAGCGTGGTTTTACAGAGTCCTTACAGAAATGATTTTGGGTCTTCTGGTAGTAATGaaaagatgaagaaaaagaatGTTAAAGGTCAATATGCGTTTAATTCTGGGTTGTTTGATCCTCCGCACGAACTTCAACAGAAGGCATTTGATGAGTGGTTCTGTGTTGGGTTCAAGGATGAGAATAAgtatgttttatttgtttttattatgttttttggtttttttttttacatttttgcatatttgataTTAAGTATATTGGTTGGTTGCTTTTTTTAGGAAGAAGAAGTTTGTTCAAGGGAAGAATCTTTTTAGTCCTGCTTTAGATTTCTGCATTGATAGTGTTCAGGACAAGTGGTGGTTTTATGATCTTTTGACCCCTGGGAGGTGCCTTAGTGACTCGGTGAGTATCAtatgtagtattttttttttaattttagttatgtGGTTTGTAGTTATCTTTTATTTACTCAGATTCTAATCTCTTTTTTCTACAGCATATGgatgtaatattttattactTGCGAAAGAAGTTGAAGTATGATCCTAATGTTGCAGTGTCTGCAACAACCACAGATTATCATTTCTGTTTTAAGGTGGTTGAATTGTATGATAAGTTTGTCAAGTCTGGAAACAAGATTGATGCTGTGCCTAAGAGTAACATTGTTACTGAATACATGAGTGGGTATTACATGTATGCTAACAAAGATTGGCTACGTGTTGATTATGTGTTGATTTACATGCATATTAAGGATGAAAAGCATTGGATTTTGATCATTTTTGATATTAGGGCTAGGTGTCTCAATGTTTATAATTCCTTAGGGTCTAGACATGAGTTGGACAGGAAAACAGCTGGTTATGTCAAGCCTTTTGCAGTGGTGTTGCCTATATGTTTGTCATTCATTGACTATTACAGTAGGAGGATGGATATTGACACAAGCCAAGGATTTTTTAAAGGGAAAAAGGAGGAGGACATGCTTGATGTCTTTGTTGTTACTAAGTTACCTCAACAAGTAGACAAGTATGTTTAAATGTGTTTATATTGTtatgatttttgttgtttttttagtATTCAGTctaatgtttgtttttttgcTTGTTTTGTTTGTAGTGATTGTGGCTTGTTCGTGGCTAAGTATGCTGATTTCTTTATTCATGGATGTATTGAGAAACTTCCAAATCCTCTAGATGTGGGGTTTTTTAGGAGGAAGCTTCATTTGTTGAGTTGTATGTTCATGCCAAGAAGAAACTGTTGAATGATTATGATTCTGAGTCTGAGTTTCCTGGGAGGATTCCAAAAGCTTGATTGGATTGAAGGGGTTTCGAATCTGCACTAGGATGAAACTTTTTGGTGTACTAAAGTTGGAGTTTCAACTGGAATGAAACTTTTTGGTGAACTATTTTGAGTCAAAGTAACTTGTTTTGTTACTTTTGTTTTTAGAATTGTAATTAAGCTCCAATTTTTTAGTACATTTGTTTGTTAGTATTAGTGAATGGTGTATCTGGACAGTAGGGTTTATATGTAGTATTTAGCTAGGTGTTAATCTGTTTGTTGTTGGTAACACTGATGTGAAGGGACCGTTTAGTATCTTTTTTTGGAAATATGCAAGTATATAAGTAGTTAAAATTGTTGTTTGGAATGTTATGTTTTAATGGAAGTATTCAAGTTTATAAAGTTGGAAAGAAAgtgtgttttgtagttttaagcTAATGTTTGTAGCTTAATTTTCATAAAACCAACAATGTTTTTTGCAgagtaa is a window from the Cannabis sativa cultivar Pink pepper isolate KNU-18-1 chromosome 1, ASM2916894v1, whole genome shotgun sequence genome containing:
- the LOC115719225 gene encoding uncharacterized protein LOC115719225; this translates as MPNFDILGSLLGQNETVAMVEDEVLGSDGGNVGGVEGVAEKVSAGTDDGFSESVMAVINQKVDDACHAYEVKKIMDKIKVCESPKSKRAHKPSVVLQSPYRNDFGSSGSNEKMKKKNVKGQYAFNSGLFDPPHELQQKAFDEWFCVGFKDENKKKKFVQGKNLFSPALDFCIDSVQDKWWFYDLLTPGRCLSDSHMDVIFYYLRKKLKYDPNVAVSATTTDYHFCFKVVELYDKFVKSGNKIDAVPKSNIVTEYMSGYYMYANKDWLRVDYVLIYMHIKDEKHWILIIFDIRARCLNVYNSLGSRHELDRKTAGYVKPFAVVLPICLSFIDYYSRRMDIDTSQGFFKGKKEEDMLDVFVVTKLPQQVDNDCGLFVAKYADFFIHGCIEKLPNPLDVGFFRRKLHLLSCMFMPRRNC